ACATCGTGCAGGTCTCCCCGCGCCGCGGCTCGAAGGACAAAGCGCCCTGGAGCGACCTCCGCCTCGACGACTTGGAGGGCCACATCGAGAGCGATCACCTGTGGCCGGTGCATCTGGGAGAGACGCTGGCCCCTTACGTGCTGCTCGACCCGCTCTCAGCGGTGCTGCCGGTGCGCCGGGGGGATCGTCTCGCTCGCAGCGAAGCGGAGAACGCGGTCGGTGCCATCGACCCGGTGCGCCTCGGCCCTCGCACGAGGAAACGCTGGCTGACCGCCGGCGAGCTCTGGGAGGAGAACAAGACACCCGGGAACAAGCTTGACCTCTTGGAGCAACTCGACTACATGGGCAAGCTGCGCCATCATCTGGAGGCAGAACCCGGGATCCGGCTCGTCTATGCCACATCCGGCAAGCCGACCGCGGCCGTCATGCACGCTCCCGGCGCTGTACTTGATTGCACGCTCTTCGGTGTGCCGTGCGAGTCATTGCCGGAAGCACGGTTCCTTGCTTCGGTGATCAACGCTCCCACTGTCGAAGAAGCAGTCGGCGAATGGATGCCCAAGGGCCAGTTCGGGAGCCGCCACGTCCACAAGCACCTGTGGCGGCTTGCCATCCCGGAGTTCGACGCATCCAATGCCCGTCACGTCGAACTCGCGGAGCTGGGGGAGCGGGCGGAGGCCGAGGCCGCCGAACTCCACCTCTCCCTGCTCTCCGAACGGGCCGCCGCCGGCAGACCCACAACCGTCACCACGGTCCGCTCGGAACTGCGGGCCTGGCTGCACGGTTCCGACCTCGGCCGCCGCATCGACCGACTCGTCGCCCGCCTGCTGGAACGAGGTCTCGCCTGACATACTTTGGGGGTTTGTTCAGGCGACCTCGGCGGGATCGTCGGCGATTCCGAGGCGACCTTCGATTCGCCCGAGGGCGCGCAGAATCTGTCCCTGTTGGCTTCCGATGGCGTCGAGGCGGCGATCCAGGTTGTCGAGCCGGTTGCCGTGCTCGTTGAGGCGACGCCCCTGTTCGTCCATGCGGTCGCTGAGCCCGCGCCACGTGAGGCGCCACGACGCCAGGACGACGGCGACGACCAGCCCGGTGGCTGGCAGGGCGACGGCGACGGCGCTGGCGGTGCTCACGGCCTCAGTCTGCCCGACCGAGCGCTCTCCTGCATAGAGGTGGGGCGAGGCGCCGCACCTCCACGCGAGGATCGAGTCCGGTCGCGGAGCTTCAAATGACGATTATGATCATATTTCAGAGTATATCACGTTAGATGCGCTCAGCAACCCGGCGTAGCGTTGCAATTCCCCGGCGTCCCCCGCTGCCGTACGCGGCTCAGTCGGGCCAGAGCCAGGCGGCGCGGGCTGCGGCCTTGTAGATGTACTCCGGGGCGCCGGGGTCGTCGGAGTCCATGAGGTTGGCCATGATGCGCAGCGCCCACTCCATGAGGGTCTGCGACTGCATCCCGAACTGCACGAGGCGGCTGATGAGGCGGGGCCGGCCGATGGCGTAGGCGAAGAGCCGGGCCACCTTGAAGTAGGCGCCGTACTCGGCCTCGAGGAGTTCGGGATAGCGCGACAGCGCCAGGCCGTCGTCGCAGATCACCGCCTCGGCCACCAGCTCGGCGGCGAGGCGGCCCGTCTCGTAGGCGTAGTCGATCCCCTCGCCGTTGAACGGGTTCACCGAGCCGGCCGCGTCGCCCACGATCAGGAAGTTCGGGCCCGCCTTGGGGTTCACCGAGCCGGCCATCGGCAGGCGGCCTCCCACCGGGGCTGCCAGCGGCGCGGCAGGGTCGAGCCCCCAGCGGTCGGGCGCGGCGTAGGCCCACTCCTCCATCAGGTGGCTGGTGTTCACGTTCCGCCAGTCCCGATAGGAGGTGAGCAGGCCGATGCCCACGTTCACCGTCCCGTCACCGAGGGGGAAGATCCAGCCGTAGCCGGGCAGCGTGGCGCCGTTGCGGTCGCGCACGTCCAGGGCGCTCTCGATCCACGGATCGTCACCGTTGGGACTCTCGAAATAGCTGCGGATGGCCATTCCCTGGGGCCAGGAGCGCTCGCGCCGGCAGCCCAGCCCTCGCCCCACCCGGGAGTTCGCGCCGTCGGCGACCACCAGATAGGAGGCCTCCACGTCGCTGCTCTCGCCGGAGGCGCGATCCAGCACGCGCACCCCCCGGCAGAGGCTGCCGGCCAGCAGCGGCTCGGTGGCCTCGGCCCCGTGCTGTACCAGCGCCCCCGCCTTGCGGGCGTGCTCCAGCACCGCGGCGTCCAGGGTGCTGCGCCGCACCACGTAGCCGTGGGAGGGGTAGATCGGATGCTCGGGCCAGGGGAGTTCCCGGGTGTGGCCACCGGCGACGGCCCGCAGGCCGTCGAAGCGGTGGTAGGACTCGATCTCGGCTCCGAGGCCCATGTCGACGAGTTGCTTGACTGCCCGGGGCGTCAGGCCGTCGCCGCAGGTCTTGTCACGTGGGAACTGCTTGCGCTCCAGCACCACCACGTCGAGGCCCTGCAGTGCCGCCCAGTAGGCGGTGGCCGCGCCGGCTGGTCCGCCGCCGACGACGACCAGATCGTGGCGGTGGGCGATGGTCAGGCCCCGTCGTCGGCTGCCAGGAGTGGT
This genomic interval from bacterium contains the following:
- a CDS encoding geranylgeranyl reductase family protein, producing MVVVGGGPAGAATAYWAALQGLDVVVLERKQFPRDKTCGDGLTPRAVKQLVDMGLGAEIESYHRFDGLRAVAGGHTRELPWPEHPIYPSHGYVVRRSTLDAAVLEHARKAGALVQHGAEATEPLLAGSLCRGVRVLDRASGESSDVEASYLVVADGANSRVGRGLGCRRERSWPQGMAIRSYFESPNGDDPWIESALDVRDRNGATLPGYGWIFPLGDGTVNVGIGLLTSYRDWRNVNTSHLMEEWAYAAPDRWGLDPAAPLAAPVGGRLPMAGSVNPKAGPNFLIVGDAAGSVNPFNGEGIDYAYETGRLAAELVAEAVICDDGLALSRYPELLEAEYGAYFKVARLFAYAIGRPRLISRLVQFGMQSQTLMEWALRIMANLMDSDDPGAPEYIYKAAARAAWLWPD